The region ACGGCCCGACGTGCTAGAAGCCGGGTACTTCCAGATCGCCGTTCCGCGGATCGCGACATCGAATCCGTTTCTGCTAGATATCATCCTAGCATTCTCGGCGCTGCATCTGGCGTTCCTCGAGCAGGGCGATAGCAAGTGGCTCGAGATTGCGCTCAAGTACCAGAATCGAGCATGCTCGGCTTTCAGTAGAGAGCTGGCGGATCTGTCGCCGGAGACGCTGGGCCCGGCGTTCATCTGCTCGATTTTTATCATGCTGTGTGCGTTTGCGTACCCTTGTGTGTCGCAGAACCGTGAGAGCTTTGATCCGCTGTCGCAGGTGTTGGAGATTCATCGGTTGTTTGTTGGGTGTGCGTTTCTGTTTGAGCAGCTGGATAATGTTGAGCAACCGGAGGAGATTAAAGCGTGGCTTGTTTACAAGCAGCCCGAGGTGTttttgaggaaggggaggataGAGGAGTGAGTTTCTGCTTTCCATCCCTTGTCGACTTATCTAACAATGCGGGCTAGCGCGCAAGAGAACAAGTTTTTTGAGCAGTTGCAACGGTTTGTCCTAACAATTACCAAAGACCGACAGACACTAACAAACCCGACTAGGGATCTGCTCAAGTCACTCGACCACCTTCGAGGCGCAATCAACACAGCCGAAGGCCCATACCAGGAAATGTACAAGAATACCTGGGCGACACTGCAAGAGATGGTCAAGGAGTGGCCACGGGGAAAGCAACAAGGCGGGATCCTCGCTTTCCCAATCCACATCAGCGAGGAGTTCATGGCGCGGCTGAAGGACGGAGACTGGACGGCGAGCATTATATTTCTGCATTACGGCGTTGGAATGCATCTGCTTTCGAATAAATGGTACGTTGGGATCTGGGGCCGTCGCCTGGTTGCGACGGTGCTGCCCCCGGACGAGGAGATCCCAgcggagtgggaggagacgGTTGCGTGGGCGCGTCAGGCAGTGGCGTACACAGTGCCATACGACGGAGAGAAGCGCAaagagaagagcgagatgGGGCTCCGGTGATGTACGGTTATACACTATATAAGATACTATCTAAGATACTATATCAAATGTTGAATACTGTCGACGATCACTGAATCGATCCAGGGCACTAATCTCCAAATTCTTCAGTACTATTAACTACGGAGCGGGACCAGTCCGCCACTAACTGCCCGTTGCTTATCAATTCCACCAGGCATTCCTTGGACCCAAGGATTTCTCCAAAGTCAAAATGGCACCCCCTCTTCTGCCAGGTTCATCCACGATCTCTTCCTCCGGTCTACAGCGTAGTCCAGCGTAGTCCAGCGTAGAGCCGGAGGGAGCCTGAAGTGCAGGAGATGCAGGGATGTCGAGTGCCCGATGTGGAGAAGCAGGTAAGCCCAGTACTACCTTACCCCGTACTATTGTCTATCAGTAGCCATCAGTGCTCGTATTAAACCACTATGGTACCACCAGCCGCTTTTCTCCAACAGGGATTCCCATTTATCAGGCCCCGCCGATTCCAGCCTGTTTCACAACAAAGCAGGAACAAGTCCCTTGCCGACCATGTCGCGTGTTTTGAAACTCTCGCTCTGTACTACCCTCCTGCTGGTGTTATTGGTTGTTCACCTACCCAGTGTAGTACCATCCCCGGTAGACTACGACTCGTCCGATCGCTACTTTCGCCAGCATGAGAGGTCCAGATATGGCCATGTCCAGGCTGGAGTCCAAGCCGGGAAGAGGGGCGCCGTCGCCAGCGAGAGTGCCATCTGCAGTCGGCATGGTACGGACATTATCCTGATGGGCGGGAATGCAGCCGATGCTGTACGTTTCCTATTCTTCTTGCAGTTGATTATTTGGTGTTGATTGTTTCTAGATGGTCGCGACGATGCTTTGCGTTGGTGTTGTGGGTGAGTGCGCTCCAACCTTTTAACCTGGTTAGTACCTTAGGATAGCTGCTAATAAAAAGCAGGAATGTACCACAgcggcatcggcggcggcggcttcATGCTCGTCAAGGCCCCCAACGGCACATTCGAGTACATCGACTTCCGCGAGACCGCGCCTGCAGCAGCCTTCGAGGAAATGTTCGACAATAACACCAAGGCCTCCACGCTAGGCGGGCTAGCAAGGTATGCTCCCTGACCTGCTCACTTGTAGTGAATGGACTCGATCGTTAACTCGCCCAGTGGCGTTCCCGGCGAACTGCGCGGCCTGGAATACCTGCATAACAAATACGGCACCCTCCCCTGGTCTGTCGTAGTCCAGCCGGCTGTCCGCACCGCACGATATGGATTCCCCGTCGGCGCAGACACAGTGCGCTACATGGACTCCGCGGTTAGTGGTGACGGGGTAGACAATTTCCTAGTGAACGACCCGTCGTGGGCAATTGATTTCGCGCCGAACGGGACCAGGGTTCAGCTCGGGGACACGATCACCCGCAAGCGCTACGCGGATACGCTTGAGACGATTGGGTCTGAAGGCCCGGATGCGTTCTACGAGGGCCCGATTGCGGAGGCGACAATTCGGGCGTTGCAGAAGGCGAATGGGACTATGACCCTGGAGGACCTGAACGGGTATAAGGCTGTTTTGAGGAATATTTCGCAGATTGACTATCGAGGATATCGGGTCACGAGCACAACGACACCGTCGAGTGGAACGGTTGTGTTGAATATGTTGAAGGTGCTGGATACGTATGAGCCGCTTTTTGGACCGGACAATGTGAATCTGAGTACCCATCGGATGGATGAGGCGATGAGGTTTGGGTATGGGTTGGTATGTGCTGTTTAACTAAGTACTGTTGCTGGATAGAGTTGGGTTTGGGCTGACTTGTGTTATAGAGGACAGTCCTAGGAGATCCAGAATTCGTCGAGGGAGTGTCGGAGTATGAAAAGGACatgctgaagaagcagacTGTCGATGATATCCGCAGAAAAATTTCGGATTTGCGGACGCAGAATGTGTCCGCGTATGACCCAGCCGGGTTTGAGAGCTTGGATACGTATGTCTCCCCACtctcctttttttcttaaaGCCCTCATCTTACAATAATGCAGGCCAGGAACATCCCACATTGCCACAGTTGACCACTCCGGCCTCGCGATCTCAGCCATCACAACaatcaacctcctcttcggcagcAAACTAGTCGTCCCAGAGACAGGCATCATCATGAACAACGAGATGGACGGTTCGTACATGACCGTTTCTCTTACCCAACTGGAAACTCTAACATGTCATATAGACTTCTCAAtccccaactcctccaactccttcggCTACATCCCCTCCGAATCAAACTTCATCCGCCCACACAAACGCCCCCTCTCCTCCTGCACGCCAGCAATAGTCACCCACCCCAACGGCacaaccttcttcctttcAGGCTCCGCCGGCGGTAGCCGAATCATCACAGCCACAGTGCAAAACATCATCCACGCAGTTGACGAGGGCTTGTCGGCTGCCGAAGCCCTAGCCAAACCGCGTCTGCATGACCAGCTTGTGCCGAATCAGGTGGCGTTCGAGTATGCGTATGACAATGCCACGGTAGACTTTATGAGGGCGCGGGGCCATAATGTTACGTGGATGGCGCCGGGGACGAGTACGGCGCAGGCGATTCGCGTGTTGGCAAATGGGACGTTTGATGCTGCGGGGGAGCCGAGACAGTTGAATTCAGGGGGGTTTGCTGTCTAGACTCTAGATTGTCTAGATTGCCAGGGGGGTTCGATTCTAGTgtgcggtggtgttggtggactATGTAAGGGTGTCAATGCATTATTAGAGGGGTGGATGTAttgttgaggaaggagcgaggGGGATCATGATATTCTACCTGCTTAATAgaactcttcatcaacaaccatctGTTACCAAGCAACTATCATTATCAGAGGTATTATTTTATCGATAACCATGAAGAACCATCCAGAAGTCTTACTTTACTTATCCTCCAAAAGCATTTAGAGATGGATGTATGTGATGATCTCGATCAGCCTGCGAGTGGTGTTATAAGATACCTAATACTTAACTACCTACCTACGCTTCACATTCAAATATTTTAAGCTCCTACCTCCTCGGGACAAAAGCAGATAAGTGTATTTCACTGCTGCTGGGCGGACTGAACAATTTCTCTGCTGTATACTTCTACTGGGCATTGTGGGCACGTGGTCTGTGCGCTCACTGCGCTTAAATTCCTCTGAGTCCGACCTGCGTTCCCCGGATTTTTCAACGTCGCTCAATCACCAACACGGAATGTGATAGgcttattatttttctctcTTATCAATACGTATATAATGTCACAATATTTATATGCTCAGCTCCGTCGCCAGGCGTAGGAACCCAGCGCGCCGCAAAGGCTGGCTGGTGGAGGCGCGGAGTGGTGGTCTTCCTGTGAGTGAATTCAATATGCGAGTCGATTTCCATCTCTATGAATAGCCGCCATTGATTGTGTTAGTCCCTCTTTTTGTAATGATTTATACTGCTATTATCTcattctctctctctctctctctctctcgccaCCCCTTGGAACCTTTTCGCTCTGCCAGCATTAACACATCCTTGTTTCCTAGACCGCATCACAAGCCACAAAGACAAATCATGGCAAGACCTGGCCGCGAGGAGGATAGTAGCACCTCTTCCAGACGAACCCCAATCCCATCCAAGCGCAATGACACAGCGATCTCCAAAACCAGTGGCGCGATCGAAAACGAAGTTA is a window of Aspergillus puulaauensis MK2 DNA, chromosome 4, nearly complete sequence DNA encoding:
- a CDS encoding gamma-glutamyltransferase (COG:E;~EggNog:ENOG410PGQX;~InterPro:IPR000101,IPR043137,IPR029055,IPR043138;~MEROPS:MER0003580;~PFAM:PF01019;~SECRETED:SignalP(1-27);~TransMembrane:1 (i46-64o);~go_function: GO:0036374 - glutathione hydrolase activity [Evidence IEA];~go_process: GO:0006751 - glutathione catabolic process [Evidence IEA]) — translated: MQGCRVPDVEKQPLFSNRDSHLSGPADSSLFHNKAGTSPLPTMSRVLKLSLCTTLLLVLLVVHLPSVVPSPVDYDSSDRYFRQHERSRYGHVQAGVQAGKRGAVASESAICSRHGTDIILMGGNAADAMVATMLCVGVVGMYHSGIGGGGFMLVKAPNGTFEYIDFRETAPAAAFEEMFDNNTKASTLGGLASGVPGELRGLEYLHNKYGTLPWSVVVQPAVRTARYGFPVGADTVRYMDSAVSGDGVDNFLVNDPSWAIDFAPNGTRVQLGDTITRKRYADTLETIGSEGPDAFYEGPIAEATIRALQKANGTMTLEDLNGYKAVLRNISQIDYRGYRVTSTTTPSSGTVVLNMLKVLDTYEPLFGPDNVNLSTHRMDEAMRFGYGLRTVLGDPEFVEGVSEYEKDMLKKQTVDDIRRKISDLRTQNVSAYDPAGFESLDTPGTSHIATVDHSGLAISAITTINLLFGSKLVVPETGIIMNNEMDDFSIPNSSNSFGYIPSESNFIRPHKRPLSSCTPAIVTHPNGTTFFLSGSAGGSRIITATVQNIIHAVDEGLSAAEALAKPRLHDQLVPNQVAFEYAYDNATVDFMRARGHNVTWMAPGTSTAQAIRVLANGTFDAAGEPRQLNSGGFAV
- a CDS encoding uncharacterized protein (COG:S;~EggNog:ENOG410Q1WQ;~InterPro:IPR036864,IPR021858,IPR001138;~PFAM:PF00172;~TransMembrane:2 (i116-132o166-186i);~go_function: GO:0000981 - DNA-binding transcription factor activity, RNA polymerase II-specific [Evidence IEA];~go_function: GO:0008270 - zinc ion binding [Evidence IEA];~go_process: GO:0006355 - regulation of transcription, DNA-templated [Evidence IEA]); its protein translation is MPSRRSHTKSRRGCFQCKKRHVKCDEELPRCSLCKKRGLECDYPPTGEADGQFPLTPQDPNDAPPSPEGWSAHTRMLEMKLLHHYVIDASFTLRPDVLEAGYFQIAVPRIATSNPFLLDIILAFSALHLAFLEQGDSKWLEIALKYQNRACSAFSRELADLSPETLGPAFICSIFIMLCAFAYPCVSQNRESFDPLSQVLEIHRLFVGCAFLFEQLDNVEQPEEIKAWLVYKQPEVFLRKGRIEDAQENKFFEQLQRDLLKSLDHLRGAINTAEGPYQEMYKNTWATLQEMVKEWPRGKQQGGILAFPIHISEEFMARLKDGDWTASIIFLHYGVGMHLLSNKWYVGIWGRRLVATVLPPDEEIPAEWEETVAWARQAVAYTVPYDGEKRKEKSEMGLR